CCATTCGCGCTGTTCCAGGGCTTCGAGCTCGGCGTTGTCTTTCGGCGCAGGATTTCTCATTGATCTCTCTTGAGGTCTACAATCCTTCTATTGTAGGCCACAACATGGGACACAGAGAAAGCGCCAGAACCGCAGGTCGGATCGCCGCGATCGGCATCATCGTACTGATCGCGGGGCTGACATCGGTGGCACAGGACGGCACACAAATGCCCACGCTTGCGGAGTTACAGAAACTGACGGCGCGCTACGCGCCTGCCGATATCGGCGCCGACATCGCCGCGCTGCCGAAACACGAGCGCGAAGCGCTGGCGCGGCTGGTCGACGCGGCGCGGATCATGGACGCGCTGTTCCTGCGCCAGGTCTGGGCCGGCAACGACGCCATGCTGCAGGAGCTCGCGCAGCAGGCGGCGCGCCCCGTCGGCCCGCGCGCCTCGCGCACCGCGGCGGCGCGGCTCCACTACTTCCTGATCAACAAGGGGCCGTGGGATCGGCTCGATCACAACCAGCCGTTCATCCCCGGCGCGCCGCCGAAGCTCGACTCGGCGAACTTCTATCCGGCCGGCGCGACGAAGGCCGACGTGCAGAAGTGGCTCGATTCGCTGTCGGGCGCGGCGCGCGAGGCCGCGGCCGGCTTCTTCACGACGATCCGCCGCGGCGACAAGGGATTCGTCGCCGTCCCCTACAGCGTCGAATACCAGGGCGAACTCGCGCGCGCCGCCGAACTGCTGCGCGAGGCGGCGTCGCTCACCACCGAGCCGACGCTGAAGACGTTCCTGAACGCGCGCGCCGACGCGTTTCTCTCCAACGACTACTACGCCAGCGACGTCGCGTGGATGGAGCTGGATGCCGCGATCGAACCGACGATCGGGCCGTACGAGGTCTACGAAGACGAGTGGTTCAACGCCAAAGCGGCGTTCGAGGCGTTCATCACCATCCGCGACGCGGCGGAGTCGAAGAAGCTGCAGTCGTTCAGCGACCACCTGCAGGAGCTCGAGAACAACCTGCCGATCGATGCGAAGTACCGCACCGCCAAGCTCGGCGCCATGGCGCCGATCCGCGTCGTCAACGTGGTGTTCGCCGCCGGCGACGCCAACCGCGGCGTGCAGACGGCCGCGTTCAACCTGCCCAACGACGAACGGGTGGTGAAGGAGAAGGGGACCAAGCGGGTCATGCTGAAGAACGTGCAGGACGCGAAGTTCCGCATGGTGCTGCTGCCGATCTCGAAGGTCGCGCTGCCGGCGGCGGATCAGGCGAAGGTGTCGTTCGACGCGTTCTTCACGCACATCCTGATGCACGAACTGATGCACGGCCTCGGCCCGCACAACATCAGCGTCGGCGGCAAGGCGACGACGGTGCGGCAGCAGTTGAAGGAAACCTACAGCGCGATCGAGGAAGCCAAGGCCGACGTCTCGGGGCTGTGGGCGCTGCGCTACCTCGCCGACAAGAAACTGGTCGACGCGTCGATCGCCCGCACCATGTATGCCACGTTCCTCGCCTCGGCCTTCCGCTCGATCCGCTTCGGCGTGAACGAGGCGCACGGTCGCGGCATCGCGGTGCAGTTGAATTACCTGCTCGACGCGGGGGCGTTCCGGGTGCGGCAGGACGGCACGTTCAGCGTCGACAACGCCAAGATCGCCGACGCCGTCGCCGCGCTGACGCGCGAGATCATGACGCTGCAGGCGGAAGGCAGCTACGCCAAAGCCAAGGACCTGATCGACCGCCTCGGCGTCGTCCGGCCGGACGTCCAGAAAGTGCTCGACCGGCTGGCGGGGATACCCGTCGACATCGAGCCCCGGTTCGTGACCGCCGCCACCCTCGGCGGACGGTGACGGCGAGGGGCGGGGCCACTCGCGGGGACACGGATCGCGAACCGGGTTCTTCGGGTTCTCCAGGTTCTACGGGTTCTCCGGGTTCGGGTTCTCCGGGTTCGGGTTCTCCGGGTTCTCCGGGTTCTGCGGGTTCCGCCGGGTTCGGGGTTCCGCCGGGTTCGGGGTTCTCCGGGTTCGGGTTATCCGGGTTCTGCGGGTTCTCGTTCTGCGGGTTCCTGACCGGAAGAACCCCGCACCGAAGAACTCCGAACCGGAAGAACCCCGCACCGAAGAACTCCGAACCGAAAGAACCCCGAACCGGAAGAACCCGAACCCGGAGAACCCGGAGAACCCGGAGAACCCGTAGAACCCGTAGAACCCGGTAACCCGGGATGCGGAAAACTGCCCGCTACACCGGAATCTTGAGCACCTGGCCCGGCTTGATCTTGTCCGGATCGCTGAGCTGGTCCTTGTTGGCGTCGAAAATCTTCATGTAGCTGTTCGCGTCGCCGTAGTGCTCGCGCGCGATCTTGCTCAGCGTGTCGCCGGACTTGACCGTGTAGGTGCGCGCGTTTCCGCCCGCGCCGCTGGTGCCGACCGGCTGCGCCTGCGGGACGACGGTGATGTCGGCGACGATGTCGTTTTTCCAGTCAGGAATGGTCTTCAATGCATTCCAGATCTGGTTCTTCTCGTCTTCGGACCGCACCGTGCCCTTGAAGCGAAGCTTGTCCCCTTCCTGGGTCGCCGCCCCCTGGAACCCGATCTTCTTCGCCGTCTGGATCGCGTAGTCGTACTTTCCGCGCAGATCTGCCATATGAACCTCCTCGGTATATCCCGAAGATCGCTTACAAGCGCTGTGCCTTCGACCCGACGTCAGGAGCCCAGCTCGGCCGTGGCGCCGCGGGTGCTGAGCTGGCGTAGAATGCTCGGCCGGCCCGGGGAGTTCTCATGCGCGCGCGCGGAGCGACATTCGTCGTCGGAGTGGCTGCAGTCACCGGGAGTGCGTTGCTTGGCGTGCTGGCGGCGCGCCACGCCGCTCGATCGATGCCATCGCGCTCGCCCGGCGCCCCGGCGCGCGTGGATGCGGCCGGCGCTGCACAGCATCTGCCGCTCACGTTCGAACGCAACGACGGACAGTTTTCACCGGCGATTCGATTCGCCGGTGTCCAGTCCGGCGGCCGCATCGCCATTCACGACGCAGGGTTCACGATTGCGCCGTCTCCAGACGCGCCGCCGATCACCGTGGCGTTCTCGGGTTCCCTCGGCGGGCGCGCGGAAGGCCGCCGCGTGCAGGACGCGACGGTCAATTATTTCGTCGGGCGTGACCCGAGCCGCTGGAAACGGCGCATTCCGACCTTCGCTGAGATCCGCCGCGACGGGATCTACCGCGGAATCGACGTCGTGTACTACGGCCGGGGACGGCAGCTGGAATACGACCTGCGGGTGCATCCCGGCGCGGACCCGCGCATGGTGCGGCTGCGTGTGGCCGGAGCGGCGGCGAGCGTCGACGCCCACTCCGGCGACCTGGTGCTGACGCAAGGGGCGCGGGAGATTCGACACCACCGGCCCGTCGCGTATCAGTCGATCGGGAATGCGCGGCACGAGGTCGCGGCGCGGTACGTGAAGCGCGGCCGCGAGATCGGCATCGACGTCGAGACGTACGATGCTGGCCGCGAGCTGGTCATCGATCCGGTGGTCGCCTACACCACGTACATCGCCGCCGACGACGTCGCGGTCGATCGCGCCGGGAACGTATACCTGTCAGCGTCGACGACCCTTCCCGGACCGGTGCCGTTCGGCTTCGAGTTCGACTTCGCGCAGCACACGCCCGGGTACCAGCCGTCCGTCAACGGCGTCTTCGTCGCGCGTCTGGCGCCGGACGGGACGCGGTTGCTCTTCTCGACGTTCCTCGCGGCGGATACGACGTCGGTGCTGAAGTCGCGGATCGCAGTTGATGGACTGGGCGCGCTGTACGTGAGCACCTACGACGCGTCCGGGATCGCGCCGACCACGGTCGCGGGATTGTCGACCACCAGCACGTTCGTCGCGTCCGTCAGCGCTGCCGATGGCCAGCTGCGGTGGGGGACGTACGTGGGGCGATTCCTCGAAACGCAGCTCATCGCCGCGCTGCCCGCCGGCGGCGTGGCGATCGCGGGCAAGATGCCGGCGCCGGGCGGCGTGGTTCGCTCGCTGCCCATCCCGACGACCTTCCGCTCCGCCGCGGGCGGCGCCGAAGCGTGGGTCGTGACGCTGTCCGGGGGCATGGTCCAGGGTGCCACGTACTTCGGCGGCAGCGCGGATGACGAGCCCACCGGGCTGGCGGCGGGTCCGGACGGCAGCGTCTACCTCGCCGGGACCACGCATTCGCGCGACCTGCCGCTGAGCAACGCGCTGCAGGTCGGGCTCGGCCAATGGGCGGCCTCGAGCGCGTTCCTCGCCAGGCTGAACCCTGCACTCACAGGGCTCACCCACTCGACGTACTTTGGCGGCAACTTCGGCGCGACGGCGGCCGCCGGGCTCGCCGTCGATGCGACTGGTGCGGCGTATCTGGCGGGCTACACCGAAGCGGTGCAGTTCCCGATCAGCACAGGGCGCACATTCAGCGCCTGCTTCGAAGTGCCCATCCCGTGCGAGACCGTGTTCCTGGCGAAGTTCCACCCGAGCGGCGGATTGACCTACTCGAACGTGCTCGACGTCAGCGCGGGCTTTCAGGTGTACCCGGTGGCGCCGTCGCAGCCGTTCAGCGAACAGCTGAACAAGGCGGCGACGCCCGTGGCGGTCACGGCGAACGGCGAACCCATCCTCTCGTTCAACATCATGTCGAGCGTTCTGCCGCTGGTCCGGAGCGTGCAGCCCACGCGCGGCGACGGCCCGCTGCTGCATTCCTACGATCGAGGGCGAACGTTCGAGGCCAAGGGGCTCGGCCCCAACTGTCTCGGCGGGGGCGCGCTGCTCTTTGCGCCGTCGGATCCGAAAACGGTCCTTGCGGTGAACGGTGGGCTGTGCCGCAGCACGGACGGCGGCCGCACCTGGCAGTTCGTCACCAACTACCCGCTGGGGCCACTTGCGATCAGTCCCGCGGATCCGCGGGTGCTCCTCTCGGCGACGTCCGACGGACTCAGGCGCAGCACCGACGCCGGCGCGACCTGGACGATCGTCAGTGGCATTCCGTTCCGCCGGGCCACGCAGGTGGCCTTCGATCCATCGAACGCGATGGTGGCCTATGCATCGCTCGCGCAAGGGGGCGTCTATCGCACCGCGGATGCGGGCGCAACGTGGACCGAAGTGCCGTCCCCCTCGGGAACGCCGTTCGAGTTCGAACGGGTCGCGTCCACGACGCCGACCACGCTCTTCGCGACCACCCCCGACGCACGGTGGAAGAGCACCGACGGCGGAACGACGTGGCAACCCCTCCCGCCGAGCCGTGTCCGGGTTCTCGCCTCGGATCCCACCAACGGAGCGATCGTGTACGGCGCGCACGAGCTCGGAGCCGGCGTGTGCCGCAGCACGGATGCGGGCGCCACCTGGCCGCAGTGCAGCGCCGCCGGATTGACAGGCTTCCTCGGCGCGGCGGCACATTCGCTCGCCGTTGACGCGGCGACACCCTCGGTGATTTACGGCGCGTTCGCCGGCGGCATCTCGTTCAGCGAGGACAGCGGACTCACCTGGCAGCGCAGCCCGCTGCGAACGGGATATCGCGGCGCCGGCATCGCCGCGGACCCGGCGCTGTCCGGCCACGTGCTGCTGCTGTGGCCGAACCGCGACGACGCCGCGGTGCTGAAGTTCGACGCGAGCGGCGCGGCCATCCTGTTCTCGACGTATTTCGGCGGCAGCGGTGAGGATCGGCCGCTGCGCATCGAGACGGACGCGGCCGGATCGATCTATCTCTACGGACTCACGCACTCGCCGGACCTGCCGACCAACAGCATCATCGCGGAGAGCGGCGGGGGCCGCACGCTGTTCACGCCGCTGCGCCACTTCATCCGGAACCAGAGCGACGATCCGCTCGACTACTTCCTGACGCGGATCGCGCCCAGGCCGGGACCGCCGTCGGACTTCGACGCCGACGGGCGAACCGACCCGTCGATCTTCCGGCCGGCGACCGGCGAATGGTGGACGGTGCCCAGCCGCGAGCGCGCCGGCGAGTACCTCCTTCTGGGGCAACCGCCGAGGCGGGCTGAAACTGCCGCCCTCGGGCAGAGCGGCGACCTTCCCGCCGCCGCCGACTTCGACGGCGATGGACAGGCAGACGTCGCCGTGTTCCGTCCTTCCAACGGGCAATGGCTGATTCGCGACAGCAGCACGATGCAGTCGCGCGCAGTCCTCTGGGGCGGCACCACGGCGGACATCCCCGCGCCCGCCGATTACGACGGTGACGGCAAAGCCGACATCGCCGTGTTCCGTCCGTCGAACGGCTACTGGTACATCCTGCAGTCCGCCACGAACACGCCGCGCTACGTGCAATGGGGTGGAACCGCACACGATGTTCCGGCGCCGGGGGACTACGACGGCGACGGCCGGGCCGATATCGCGTTCTTCCGTCCGTCGAACGGCTACTGGTATCTGCGGCGCAGCACCGCCGGCATCCACTACGTGCAATGGGGTGGAACCCTCGCGGACGTTGCCGTCCCCGGCGATTACGACGGCGACGGACGCACCGATACGGCCGTGTTCCGCCCGTCGGACTTGTACTGGTATATCCGCTTCGCGTCGGGCGGGGTTCGCTACGTGAAATGGGGCGGGCTCGCGAGCGATGTGCCCGTGCCCGGGGACTACGATCAGGACGGCATCACCGACCAGGCGTTCTTCCGCGCCGCTGACGGCTACTGGTACATCCTCCAGAGCCGCACCCGCACGGCGCGCTACGTGAATCTCGGCACCGTCGGCGACGTCCCGATTCCCGGGCGCCGCTAGGACGTGGGACGGCCGGCGCGCGCGACCTGCACGGCGATGTCGGGGCGATCGCTGATGATGGCGTCGACGCCCCACGCCAGCAGCCGCCGCATGTCGTCTTCCGCGTCGACGGTCCACACCGCCACCGAGACCCGCGCCTCGTGCGCGTAGCGGACGAACCGCGGCGAGACCACGCGCGTCGAGCCCGACACCTCGGGCACCTGGAACTCGCGATACGCGGGACGCCGTACCGGCCAGCGCACCCACGATCGGTACAGCGCCAGGCGGGTCTCCTCGCGCGAGGCGCCGGTCGGGATCCGCGGCTCGTAATCGCGCGCCGCGCGCAGCACGCGCGTGCCGAACGAGCCCAGGGCGACGCGATCGACGGCCCGCGCGGCGCGGACGGCGTCGATGGTGCGGTGCGCCAGCTCGGGCTCGTTGACCTTCATCTCGATGATGCAGCGCGCGGCCGGATACCGGCGCAGCACGTCCTGGAGGCGAGGGACGCCGCCGGTGCGGCCGCGATGCGCCTCGAAGTGGAATCCGGCGTCGAGCCGGGCGAGCTCATCGGCCGTGCGCGCCGCCACCGGGCCGGTGCCGTCGGTCGTCCGCTCGAGCGTCGCGTCGTGATGGACGACCACCACCCCGTCGCGCGACAGGCGAACGTCGAACTCGAGGCCATCGGCGCCGAGCGACAGCCCGTGATCGAAGGCCAGCAGCGTGTTCTCGGGCCGCAGCTTCGCGCCGCCGCGATGGGCAAACACCAGCGCCACGCGTTGAATTCTAGCGGACGGCAACGCACTCCGCGCACCACGTGCCCCCCGCACCCCGCGCATCCTGCTAAGATCCGTCAATGACCCCCAAGGCTACTACGCGCGGTGCGCTGCGCCGGGACGTCGAGGCCGGCCGCCTCGCCCGGCGCCCCGTGAAATCGGAAATCCGCGACAACCTCATACGAAAGCTGCGCGCCGGGGACACGCTCTTCCCCGGCATCGTCGGCTACGACGACTCGGTGGTGCCGCAGATCGTCAACGCCATCCTGTCCCGGCACAATTTCATCCTGCTCGGGCTGCGCGGCCAGGCGAAGACGCGCCTGCTGCGCGCGATGACCTCCCTGCTCGACGAGTGGCTGCCGGTCGTTCCCGGCTGCGAGATTCACGACGATCCGCTGGCGCCACTCTGCGCCGCGTGCCGGAAGCGCGTCCGCGAGGAAGGGGATGACCTGCCGGTGGCGTGGCTCGGCCGCGACGACCGCTACGTCGAGAAGCTCGCCACCCCCGACGTCACCATCGCCGACATGATCGGCGATCTCGACCCGATCAAGGCGGCGCGCGCCAGCCTCGAGCTGTCGGACGAGATGACGATGCATTACGGCCTGCTGCCGCGGGCCAACCGCGGCATCTTCGCGATCAACGAGCTGCCCGATCTCGCGGGCAAGATCCAGGTCGGCCTGTTCAACATCCTCCAGGAAGGGGACGTCCAGATAAAGGGCTACCCGGTGCGCCTGCCGCTCGATCTGCAGGTGGTGTTCAGCGCCAATCCCGAGGACTACACCGCGCGCGGCAAGATCATCACGCCGCTCAAGGACCGCATCGGATCGGAGATCCGCACGCACTATCTCGCCAGCCGGCAACTGGCGATGCAGGTGACGCAGCAGGAGGCCTGGACCGAACGCGGCGGGGGCGGCCTCGAGCTGTCCCTTCCCGAGTACGTCCGCGAGACGGTCGAAGAAGTGGCGTTTCACGCCCGGCGCGATCAGAAGATCGACAAGCGATCCGGCGTCAGCCAGCGCCTGCCGATCTCGCTGCTCGAGAACGTCATCTCGAACGCCGAGCGGCGTGCGCTCGCGGCCGGCGAGCGGATCGCGGTGCCGCGGATCACCGACATCTACGCCGCGATACCGGCGATCACCGGCAAGTTCGAGCTCGAGTACGAGGGAGAACTGAAGGGGGCCGACAACGTCGCGCGCGAGCTGATTCGCGCCTCGGTATCGAGCGTCTACGACGGATGGTTCCCCAACGCCGATCTGCGGCAGGTCACCGAATGGTTCGATCTCGGCGGCAACCTGCAGGTCGACGATGCGCTGCCGGCGAGCGAGCTGCTGGCGCGCACGGCACAAGTGGCCGGGCTGCACGAGGCCGCCCGCACGGCGGCCGGAAAGAAGCCCGGCGATCCCGCGCTGGCCTCCGCCGTCGACTTCGTGCTCGAAGGGCTCTACGCGCAGCGCAAGATCAGCCGCTCGAGTGAAGGACAGTTCCAGGCCGCCGAGCCGCTGAAGCCGCGCGCGCCGCGCCCGATGGAGCCGCTCGGCGTCGATCACGAGCTGCCGCTCGGCAACAAGAAGAAGTACTACAACTAGCTGCATGACTGTCACACGCGACGGCGGAACGCCCACATCGCCTGGCGGGCTTCGTGTTCTCTGTGGCCTTTGCGGCGGAGCGCGTCCGTGACGGCGGGAGCACGCTTGTGAAGTACCGCTACAGCAAGTTCACCGGCGACGATCTCGACGAGATCGATCTCGAGGATCTGCTCTCGCGGCTCTCGGATCTGCTGCTCGGCAGCGGCTTCGACAACCCGTACGGGCTGCCCTACGAGGACGACGACGAGAGCGGGCACTCGCGGCAGTCGCTGCACGACGCGATCATGGAGGCCATCCTCAACGGCGGGATGCTGTCGGAGGAGATGCTCGAACGGCTGCTCGGCAAGGACTGGCGCGACGCCGACGACGCCGAGCAGCGGCTGGAGCAGCTGATCGACAGGATCATCGAGAAGCTGCAGGCGCAAGGGTACCTGAGCGCCCAGCCGGATCTGGCGCGCGAGCGCGAGCAGCGTGAAGCGGGCGGCGGCGGCATGGGCGACACGGCGCAGTACCGCTTCGAGATCACCGACAAGAGCCTGGACTTTCTCGGCTTCAAGGCGCTGCGCGACCTGCTCGGCTCCCTCGGCAAGAGCAGTCTCGGCCGCCACGACACCCGCGAGATGGCCACCGGCATCGAGGCCAGCGGCGCGTCGAAGCCGTACGAGTTCGGCGACACGATGAATCTCGACCCGAGCGGGACGATCCTCAACGCCGTGCTGCGGGCGCGCAACGCGGGCGTGACGGGCGGCATCGAGGTGGACTATCAGGACCTGATGGTCGCGCAGGGGGAGTACCAGTCATCCTGCGCCACGGTGCTGATGCTCGACTGCAGCCACAGCATGATCCTCTACGGCGAGGACCGCTTCACGCCCGCCAAGCGCGTCGCGCTCGCGCTGGCGAATCTGATCCGCCTGCAGTATCCCGGCGACGCGCTGAAGGTCGTCCTGTTCCACGACTCGGCGGAAGAGATTCCGCTCGGGCAGCTCGCGCGATCGAAGGTCGGACCGTATTACACCAACACGCGCGAGGGGCTGCGGCTCGCCCGCCGCATCCTCGAACGGCAGCAGAAGGACATGCGGCAGATCGTGATGATCACGGACGGCAAGCCGTCGGCGCTGACGCGGCCGGACGGCCGCATCTACCGCAACGCCTTCGGTCTCGATCCGTTCATCGTCTCGGAGACGTTCGCCGAGGTGGCCGCCTGCCGCAAGGCCGGCATCCTGATCAACACCTTCATGCTGGCGCGCGATCCGGATCTGGTGAGCTTCGTGCGCAAGGTGGCGCAGATCTGCCACGGCAAGGCTTACTTCACCACCCCGCGCACGCTCGGACGCTACGTGCTGATGGACTACATGGACAAGAAGACGCGGACAATACACTGAAGATGGCCGATTGCAGATTGGCGATCGACAAATGGCGATTGACGGATTGGCGATCGACGGACTGGCGATTGATGATTGGAGCGCCATCGCCACTCGTCAATCCGTCGATCGACACTCGAGCCGCGCGACCAAGACACTGAAGATGGCCGATGGCAGATTGGCGATCGACAAATGCCGATTGACGGATTGGCGATCGACGGACTGGCGATTGATGATTGGCGCGCCATCGCCATTCGTCAATCCGTCGATCGACACTCCCTCCAATCGCCACCTGTCGATCGCCAATCGCCGCGCGACCAAGACACTGAAGATGGCCGATGGCAGATTGGCGATCGACAAATGCCGATTGACGGATCGGCGATCGACGGACTGGCGATTGATGATTGGCGCGCCATCGCCACTCGTCAATCCGTCGATCGACAATCCCTCCAATCGCCATTTGTCGATCGCCAATCGCCAATCGCCAATCGGCAATTGACCATGCTGCCCCCCACCATCCCGGTGTTCCCGCTGCCCAACGTGGTGCTGTTCCCCAGCGTCTTCCTGCCGCTCCACATCTTCGAGCCGCGCTACCGGAAGATGGTGGACGACGCGCTGAACGGGGATCGGATCATCGGCATGGTGCTGCTGCGGCCCGGCTGGGAACGGGACTACGACGGGCGGCCGCCGGTCTACCCGATCGGCTGCGCGGGCGTGATCACGCACGCCGAACGGCTCGCCGACGGGCGTTTCAACATCGTCCTCCGCGGCATGGAGCGGTTCCGCATCACCGGCGAGCACGATGACCTCCCCTACCGCGTCGCCGACGTCGACGCGCTGCCCGAAGCGGCGGCGGATGCCGACCGGCTGGAGATCCGCGCCGCGCGCCGCCGGCTCGAAGCGCTGCTGGTGCCGCAGCCCGAAGGGGCCCGCGACACGAAAGTGCCGACCTCGATGCCCGACGAGGACCTGGTGAACGCGCTGGCGCAGTATCTGGAGCTGGAGCCGGTCGAGAAGCAGGCGCTGCTCGAGCGCGACGGCGTGCTGCAGCGCTGCCGCTCGCTGATCGAGCTGCTGGAGATCAAGGTGCTGGTGGCGCGCCAGCAGTGGAGCTCAGGCCACTAGCGTGTCCCCGGTGCGTCACCGCGGCCCCTGCTGAGAACACCCTCACCGCCGTACCGGGACCGGGCGGTATTCGAAGAGCACGTTGCTGACGATCGCGATCGGCCGCCCGGCCATCGCGGCCGTCTCCCGTCCCGCCGGCGTCAGCGCGTCGAGCGTCTCACCCAGCAGGCTCACCTGATCGACGCCGGCCGGCACGGTCACGACGATCTGCTCGCGGCCGGCGGGCGCGACCGCCTTCAGGCTGCCGGGACCGGCGCCGCCGCCGATGCGATCGAACAGATCCGCGGCGGTGCGGAACTCCGCTTCCACGCCGCCGCGCGTCAGCACGTCCCCCTTCATCGTGGCGACGGCGATGCCGGCGCGATAGCGCGCATAGGCCTTGCCGCGCTTCATCTCGTCGTCGGAGTAGACGTGCCGCGCGTGCAGGTCGAAGGTCAGGACGCCGGGGCCGGTGTGCGGCGGCAGCCCGATGACGATGCCCTGCGCCGGATCGCGTCCGACGGGCACGTCACAGTAACTGCGCACCGTTTTCACTCCCATGCCGATCAGCGACGGACACTTCACGTCGGGCGTGGCGGTCTTCATCGGCGCCGGTTTCGCCGCCCTCGCGGCGGGCCGGCGCGCCGGCGGCTTGCGCTGCGCGTCGAGCGGCACGGCCGCGGCCGCGATCGCGACGACGAGGATCGCTGACGTCAGGACGCGTCCCATGCCTTCAGTATCGCATGCAGCCGCGAAACCCCTTCGGTCAGCGACGCCGGCCCCGGCTGGAGGATGTAGGTCGATTTGATCTCGTGGATCCGATCGCAGCGCACCGCGTTGACGCGATCCCAGCCGGGCCGCTCGACGATGGCGCGCTTCTTCACCGCCTTGCCGCACCACGACGCCACGATCACGTCCGGATTGCGCGCGATCACGAGCGCGGGATCGACGATGCGATCCCTGCCCAGCGCCTTGTCGCGCAGCTCCGGGAAGATCGGCTCGCCGCCGGCGATCTCGACCAGCTCCTCGACCCAGCGGATCCCCGAGATGAGGGGCGCGTCCCATTCCTCGAAGAACACCCTGGGGCGCCGGGGCATCGCGGCGGCGCTGCGGCG
This region of Vicinamibacterales bacterium genomic DNA includes:
- a CDS encoding glycerophosphodiester phosphodiesterase; translation: MALVFAHRGGAKLRPENTLLAFDHGLSLGADGLEFDVRLSRDGVVVVHHDATLERTTDGTGPVAARTADELARLDAGFHFEAHRGRTGGVPRLQDVLRRYPAARCIIEMKVNEPELAHRTIDAVRAARAVDRVALGSFGTRVLRAARDYEPRIPTGASREETRLALYRSWVRWPVRRPAYREFQVPEVSGSTRVVSPRFVRYAHEARVSVAVWTVDAEDDMRRLLAWGVDAIISDRPDIAVQVARAGRPTS
- a CDS encoding cobalamin-binding protein: MSRYPSRIVCLTEETTETLYLLGEGDRVVGVSGYTVRPPEARRKPKVSAFINARFDRIDALRPDLVLAFSDLQADLARELIRRGYPVYTFNQRSVGEILQMIRVVGALVGRGEAGDALAARMEDGLEAIRRSAAAMPRRPRVFFEEWDAPLISGIRWVEELVEIAGGEPIFPELRDKALGRDRIVDPALVIARNPDVIVASWCGKAVKKRAIVERPGWDRVNAVRCDRIHEIKSTYILQPGPASLTEGVSRLHAILKAWDAS
- a CDS encoding FG-GAP-like repeat-containing protein; this encodes MRARGATFVVGVAAVTGSALLGVLAARHAARSMPSRSPGAPARVDAAGAAQHLPLTFERNDGQFSPAIRFAGVQSGGRIAIHDAGFTIAPSPDAPPITVAFSGSLGGRAEGRRVQDATVNYFVGRDPSRWKRRIPTFAEIRRDGIYRGIDVVYYGRGRQLEYDLRVHPGADPRMVRLRVAGAAASVDAHSGDLVLTQGAREIRHHRPVAYQSIGNARHEVAARYVKRGREIGIDVETYDAGRELVIDPVVAYTTYIAADDVAVDRAGNVYLSASTTLPGPVPFGFEFDFAQHTPGYQPSVNGVFVARLAPDGTRLLFSTFLAADTTSVLKSRIAVDGLGALYVSTYDASGIAPTTVAGLSTTSTFVASVSAADGQLRWGTYVGRFLETQLIAALPAGGVAIAGKMPAPGGVVRSLPIPTTFRSAAGGAEAWVVTLSGGMVQGATYFGGSADDEPTGLAAGPDGSVYLAGTTHSRDLPLSNALQVGLGQWAASSAFLARLNPALTGLTHSTYFGGNFGATAAAGLAVDATGAAYLAGYTEAVQFPISTGRTFSACFEVPIPCETVFLAKFHPSGGLTYSNVLDVSAGFQVYPVAPSQPFSEQLNKAATPVAVTANGEPILSFNIMSSVLPLVRSVQPTRGDGPLLHSYDRGRTFEAKGLGPNCLGGGALLFAPSDPKTVLAVNGGLCRSTDGGRTWQFVTNYPLGPLAISPADPRVLLSATSDGLRRSTDAGATWTIVSGIPFRRATQVAFDPSNAMVAYASLAQGGVYRTADAGATWTEVPSPSGTPFEFERVASTTPTTLFATTPDARWKSTDGGTTWQPLPPSRVRVLASDPTNGAIVYGAHELGAGVCRSTDAGATWPQCSAAGLTGFLGAAAHSLAVDAATPSVIYGAFAGGISFSEDSGLTWQRSPLRTGYRGAGIAADPALSGHVLLLWPNRDDAAVLKFDASGAAILFSTYFGGSGEDRPLRIETDAAGSIYLYGLTHSPDLPTNSIIAESGGGRTLFTPLRHFIRNQSDDPLDYFLTRIAPRPGPPSDFDADGRTDPSIFRPATGEWWTVPSRERAGEYLLLGQPPRRAETAALGQSGDLPAAADFDGDGQADVAVFRPSNGQWLIRDSSTMQSRAVLWGGTTADIPAPADYDGDGKADIAVFRPSNGYWYILQSATNTPRYVQWGGTAHDVPAPGDYDGDGRADIAFFRPSNGYWYLRRSTAGIHYVQWGGTLADVAVPGDYDGDGRTDTAVFRPSDLYWYIRFASGGVRYVKWGGLASDVPVPGDYDQDGITDQAFFRAADGYWYILQSRTRTARYVNLGTVGDVPIPGRR
- a CDS encoding LON peptidase substrate-binding domain-containing protein — protein: MLPPTIPVFPLPNVVLFPSVFLPLHIFEPRYRKMVDDALNGDRIIGMVLLRPGWERDYDGRPPVYPIGCAGVITHAERLADGRFNIVLRGMERFRITGEHDDLPYRVADVDALPEAAADADRLEIRAARRRLEALLVPQPEGARDTKVPTSMPDEDLVNALAQYLELEPVEKQALLERDGVLQRCRSLIELLEIKVLVARQQWSSGH
- a CDS encoding LysM peptidoglycan-binding domain-containing protein, with protein sequence MADLRGKYDYAIQTAKKIGFQGAATQEGDKLRFKGTVRSEDEKNQIWNALKTIPDWKNDIVADITVVPQAQPVGTSGAGGNARTYTVKSGDTLSKIAREHYGDANSYMKIFDANKDQLSDPDKIKPGQVLKIPV
- a CDS encoding VWA domain-containing protein, which gives rise to MKYRYSKFTGDDLDEIDLEDLLSRLSDLLLGSGFDNPYGLPYEDDDESGHSRQSLHDAIMEAILNGGMLSEEMLERLLGKDWRDADDAEQRLEQLIDRIIEKLQAQGYLSAQPDLAREREQREAGGGGMGDTAQYRFEITDKSLDFLGFKALRDLLGSLGKSSLGRHDTREMATGIEASGASKPYEFGDTMNLDPSGTILNAVLRARNAGVTGGIEVDYQDLMVAQGEYQSSCATVLMLDCSHSMILYGEDRFTPAKRVALALANLIRLQYPGDALKVVLFHDSAEEIPLGQLARSKVGPYYTNTREGLRLARRILERQQKDMRQIVMITDGKPSALTRPDGRIYRNAFGLDPFIVSETFAEVAACRKAGILINTFMLARDPDLVSFVRKVAQICHGKAYFTTPRTLGRYVLMDYMDKKTRTIH